The Pseudomonas extremaustralis genome contains a region encoding:
- the dmeF gene encoding CDF family Co(II)/Ni(II) efflux transporter DmeF, with the protein MTLLDNHVHEHVFLGSSHEENARRTLWVVLLTLVMMVAEIAAGYLTGSMALLADGFHMATHAGALGIAAAAYAYAKRHARSARFSFGTGKVGDLGGFASALILALVSLGIAVESVMRLLEPAEVQFGTATLIAIVGLVVNIVSALLLGHGHSHGHDHDHDHHHSGHDNNLQSAYVHVLADALTSVLAIAALLAGRYLGWVWLDPVMGIVGAIVIARWAWSLMGVTAGVLLDQTDEHVAAEIRELIEQAGDARITDLHVWRVGPEAHAAIVSVVGSSTTDADGIRERLKPVHEVSHLTVEFRAA; encoded by the coding sequence ATGACCCTCCTCGATAATCACGTACACGAGCACGTGTTCCTCGGCTCATCCCACGAAGAAAACGCCCGGCGCACCCTGTGGGTGGTGCTGCTGACGCTGGTGATGATGGTGGCGGAAATCGCCGCCGGCTATCTCACCGGTTCCATGGCCCTGCTGGCCGACGGTTTCCACATGGCCACCCACGCCGGCGCCCTGGGCATCGCCGCGGCGGCCTACGCCTATGCCAAGCGCCATGCGCGCAGCGCGCGCTTCAGTTTCGGCACCGGCAAGGTCGGCGACCTGGGCGGCTTCGCCTCGGCGCTGATCCTGGCGCTGGTATCCCTGGGCATTGCGGTCGAGTCGGTGATGCGCCTGTTGGAACCCGCCGAGGTGCAGTTCGGTACAGCGACGCTGATTGCCATCGTCGGCCTGGTGGTGAATATCGTCAGTGCGCTGTTGCTGGGTCACGGTCATAGCCACGGTCACGATCATGACCACGACCATCATCACTCAGGTCACGACAACAACCTGCAATCGGCCTACGTGCATGTGCTCGCCGATGCGCTCACCTCGGTGCTCGCCATCGCCGCGTTGCTGGCCGGCCGCTACCTGGGTTGGGTGTGGTTGGACCCAGTGATGGGTATCGTCGGTGCCATCGTGATCGCGCGCTGGGCCTGGAGCTTGATGGGCGTGACCGCAGGCGTGCTGCTGGACCAGACCGACGAACACGTCGCCGCCGAGATCCGCGAACTGATCGAACAGGCCGGCGATGCCAGGATCACCGACTTGCACGTGTGGCGCGTGGGCCCCGAGGCACATGCGGCGATTGTGAGTGTTGTCGGCAGTTCGACAACCGAT
- a CDS encoding metal/formaldehyde-sensitive transcriptional repressor, which yields MSHISANKDSLIKRVKRIAGQIQAVENALESDADCAKTLHLVAATRGAINGLMEEIIEEHARAHVADPSLSDEARNQGVEELLEAIRRYSK from the coding sequence ATGAGCCATATTTCAGCCAACAAAGACAGCCTGATCAAACGGGTAAAACGCATCGCCGGGCAGATCCAGGCGGTGGAAAACGCCCTGGAGTCAGACGCCGACTGCGCCAAGACCCTGCACCTGGTGGCCGCCACCCGCGGCGCCATCAATGGTTTGATGGAAGAAATCATCGAGGAACACGCCAGGGCGCATGTGGCCGATCCTTCCCTCAGCGACGAAGCACGCAACCAGGGCGTGGAAGAGTTGCTGGAAGCCATTCGACGGTATTCCAAATGA
- a CDS encoding YeeE/YedE family protein — MSTSLATTPARKPIAPLVAFILLVLGGLFLQNNVGSRQVLLLAVGAALGLTLYHAAFGFTSAWRVFINDRRGAGLRAQMVMLALAVLLFFPALGAGSLFGQPVVGLVAPVGVSVVFGAFIFGIGMQLGGGCASGTLFTVGGGNARMLVTLLFFICGSLIATHHVDWWFALPALPAVSIVKSFGVVPALILNLALFALIAAVTVRLEKRRHGQLEAGAISEHLGVRRFLRGPWPLVWGAVGLALLNYATLALAGRPWGITSAFALWGAKVASGLGVDVASWAFWQIPGNAKALAAPVWEDITSVMDIGIVLGALLAAGLAGRFAPSLKIPTRSLVAAVIGGLLLGYGSRLAYGCNIGAYFSGIASGSLHGWVWLVAAFIGNGVGVRLRPFFFAGERPQVALSGC; from the coding sequence ATGAGCACCTCTCTTGCTACGACCCCCGCGCGCAAGCCCATCGCGCCGCTGGTGGCCTTTATCCTGCTGGTGCTGGGCGGCCTGTTCCTGCAGAACAACGTCGGCTCGCGCCAAGTGTTGTTGCTGGCCGTCGGCGCCGCGCTGGGCCTGACTCTCTACCATGCCGCGTTCGGCTTTACTTCGGCCTGGCGCGTGTTTATCAATGACCGGCGTGGCGCCGGCTTGCGCGCGCAGATGGTGATGCTGGCGCTGGCGGTGCTGCTGTTTTTCCCGGCGCTGGGGGCGGGCAGCCTGTTCGGCCAGCCGGTGGTCGGGCTGGTGGCGCCGGTCGGGGTGTCGGTGGTGTTCGGCGCGTTTATCTTTGGGATCGGTATGCAGTTGGGCGGCGGCTGTGCGTCGGGCACGCTGTTCACCGTGGGCGGCGGCAATGCACGCATGTTGGTGACCTTGTTGTTCTTTATCTGCGGTTCGCTGATCGCCACCCATCACGTGGACTGGTGGTTTGCGCTGCCGGCGTTGCCGGCGGTCTCCATCGTCAAAAGCTTCGGTGTGGTGCCGGCATTGATCTTGAACCTGGCGCTGTTCGCGCTGATTGCGGCGGTGACCGTGCGCCTGGAAAAGCGCCGTCATGGCCAGCTTGAAGCCGGCGCGATCAGCGAGCACCTGGGTGTGCGCCGCTTCCTGCGCGGGCCGTGGCCGTTGGTGTGGGGCGCGGTTGGCCTGGCACTGCTCAATTACGCGACCCTGGCCCTGGCCGGGCGGCCGTGGGGCATCACCTCGGCGTTCGCATTGTGGGGGGCCAAGGTGGCAAGCGGGTTGGGTGTGGATGTGGCCAGTTGGGCGTTCTGGCAAATACCGGGCAATGCCAAGGCCCTGGCCGCACCGGTGTGGGAAGACATCACCAGCGTGATGGACATCGGCATCGTCCTGGGTGCGCTGCTGGCCGCAGGCCTGGCCGGACGCTTCGCCCCCAGCCTGAAGATCCCGACGCGCTCGCTGGTGGCGGCGGTGATCGGCGGCCTGCTGCTGGGCTATGGCTCGCGCCTGGCATACGGCTGCAATATCGGCGCGTACTTCAGCGGCATCGCCTCCGGCAGCCTGCACGGCTGGGTGTGGCTGGTGGCAGCGTTCATCGGCAATGGCGTTGGCGTGCGGTTGCGGCCGTTTTTCTTCGCAGGTGAGCGGCCGCAGGTGGCGTTGAGCGGTTGCTGA
- a CDS encoding DUF2986 domain-containing protein, translated as MNRQKKLQQLFKAKAKKASAKLAPKSKDKYISKAEREKLPAEAAQEPSLSPES; from the coding sequence ATGAATCGCCAGAAAAAACTCCAGCAGCTGTTCAAAGCCAAAGCCAAGAAGGCCAGTGCCAAATTGGCGCCGAAAAGTAAGGATAAGTACATCAGCAAAGCGGAGCGGGAAAAGCTGCCGGCTGAAGCGGCTCAGGAACCCAGCCTTTCCCCGGAGAGCTGA
- a CDS encoding MFS transporter encodes MSSALQAPHGRPEHNQQSVKQQWLAILSVAVGAFALVTSEFLPVGVLNDVASDLGISAGHAGLMVTLPGIMAALAAPFLSVSIGGMDRRYLLIGLTLIMIVANSVVAFASDFSLLLFGRVLLGISIGGFWATAIALSGRLAPKGVGVAQATSIIMVGVTLATVLGVPVGTWLSGLMGWRMTFLITALLGVPVLLAQVFLLPRLMPEKAIRISDLPALFINPQSRVGLIAVLLIGLAHFAAYTYVAPFFKYSSGFDGPTIGSLLLLFGVAGVFGNIFAGFAANRSVRHTLLLVALMIGTSTALFPYFATGMTGAAMLIGLWGFAFGAFPACASIWMFVVAPKDVERGMPLFVALFQVIIALGSFFGGRIVDQLGSAVLLSLATALVGCGFVTVLVLGRNVSNRLAAEPC; translated from the coding sequence ATGTCCAGCGCGCTCCAGGCCCCTCACGGCCGTCCCGAACATAATCAACAGAGTGTCAAACAGCAGTGGCTGGCGATTCTGTCGGTCGCCGTGGGGGCTTTCGCCCTGGTGACCAGTGAGTTTCTGCCGGTGGGCGTGTTGAACGATGTCGCCAGCGACCTTGGCATCAGTGCCGGCCACGCCGGTCTGATGGTGACCCTGCCGGGGATCATGGCCGCCCTCGCCGCGCCTTTTCTGTCGGTGAGCATTGGGGGCATGGATCGTCGCTATCTGCTGATCGGCCTAACCTTGATCATGATCGTCGCCAACTCGGTGGTGGCCTTCGCCAGCGATTTTAGCCTGTTGCTGTTCGGACGCGTGTTGCTGGGCATCAGCATCGGTGGGTTCTGGGCCACGGCCATCGCCCTCAGCGGGCGCCTGGCGCCCAAGGGCGTGGGCGTCGCGCAGGCCACGTCGATCATCATGGTCGGCGTGACGTTGGCCACCGTACTCGGCGTGCCCGTCGGCACCTGGCTCAGCGGCCTGATGGGCTGGCGCATGACGTTCCTGATCACTGCGCTGCTGGGCGTACCGGTGCTGCTGGCGCAGGTCTTCCTGTTGCCGCGGCTCATGCCGGAAAAGGCGATTCGCATCAGCGACCTGCCGGCCTTGTTTATCAACCCACAATCGCGGGTCGGCTTGATCGCCGTGTTGCTGATCGGCCTGGCGCACTTTGCCGCCTACACCTATGTCGCGCCCTTCTTCAAATACAGCTCCGGCTTCGACGGGCCGACGATTGGCTCGCTATTGCTGCTCTTTGGCGTGGCCGGGGTATTTGGCAATATCTTTGCCGGTTTCGCCGCCAACCGTAGCGTGCGTCACACCTTGTTGCTGGTCGCGCTGATGATCGGCACCAGCACCGCGCTGTTCCCTTACTTCGCCACCGGCATGACCGGCGCCGCGATGCTGATCGGGCTGTGGGGCTTCGCCTTCGGCGCCTTCCCCGCCTGCGCCAGCATCTGGATGTTTGTGGTCGCGCCCAAGGACGTCGAGCGCGGCATGCCGCTGTTCGTCGCCCTGTTCCAGGTGATTATTGCCTTGGGCTCGTTCTTTGGCGGGCGCATCGTCGACCAGTTGGGCAGCGCGGTGCTGCTGAGCCTGGCCACGGCCCTGGTGGGCTGCGGGTTTGTCACGGTGCTGGTGCTGGGGCGCAACGTCAGCAACCGCTTGGCGGCGGAGCCCTGCTAG
- a CDS encoding IS1182 family transposase: protein MMGQLSSGQERLFYSFNIEDHIPANHLLRSIDRCLDLSDLRHYLADFYSPIGRPSIDPELMIRLLVVGYCYGIRSERRLCEEAHLNLAYRWFCRLSLEDEVPNHSTFSKNRHGRFRDSSLFRWLFNEVLRRCMDAGLVKGEGFAVDASVIKADASRQRGVPGDDEINWRDPSLSTRAVREYLEALDEEALREALPKRLSLTDPLSRWTAAPGGPAFFAYSTNYLIDVEHGVIMDVEPTPAHRTAEVESTKTMIERVEEQFDIKPDRLIGDTAYGTAPMLAWMVNEKDIEPHVPVWDKTERKNESLSISDFQWSEEAQEYRCPTGHALRSEWRAFKNQRSHVTKADTIIFRSRKTDCSKCSMKERCCPNTSFRKIARSVHEAARNVARRIAATPQYVCSRHERKKVEMLFAHLKRILKLDRLRLRGMTGANDEFTLAAAVQNLRRLAKLTSQGPPTTG, encoded by the coding sequence ATGATGGGACAATTGTCGAGCGGACAAGAGAGGCTGTTTTACTCGTTCAACATTGAAGATCACATCCCAGCCAATCACCTCCTGCGCAGCATTGATCGATGCCTTGATCTCAGCGATCTGCGCCATTATCTCGCCGATTTTTATAGCCCAATCGGGCGCCCATCGATTGATCCCGAACTGATGATTCGCCTGTTGGTGGTGGGCTACTGCTACGGCATTCGCTCCGAACGTCGGTTGTGCGAAGAGGCTCATTTGAACTTGGCGTATCGCTGGTTCTGCCGCTTAAGCCTCGAAGACGAAGTCCCCAATCACTCTACGTTTTCCAAGAATCGGCACGGTCGCTTTCGTGACAGCTCGCTGTTTCGCTGGCTGTTCAACGAGGTGCTGCGTCGCTGCATGGACGCAGGTCTGGTCAAGGGCGAAGGGTTTGCGGTCGACGCCAGCGTCATCAAAGCAGATGCCAGTCGGCAACGTGGCGTACCTGGCGATGATGAAATCAACTGGCGCGATCCGTCGCTGAGTACTCGCGCCGTGCGTGAGTACCTTGAAGCGCTGGATGAAGAAGCGTTACGCGAAGCACTGCCTAAGCGCCTGTCATTGACTGATCCACTTTCTCGTTGGACCGCAGCGCCAGGAGGCCCGGCGTTTTTCGCCTACTCGACGAACTATCTGATTGATGTCGAGCATGGCGTGATCATGGATGTGGAGCCGACCCCAGCGCATCGAACCGCCGAGGTCGAGAGCACCAAGACCATGATCGAGCGGGTCGAAGAACAGTTCGACATCAAGCCGGATCGGCTCATCGGCGATACCGCTTACGGAACCGCACCGATGCTGGCCTGGATGGTGAACGAAAAAGACATCGAGCCGCATGTGCCGGTTTGGGACAAAACCGAGCGTAAGAACGAGAGCCTCTCGATCAGTGATTTTCAATGGAGTGAAGAAGCGCAGGAATATCGTTGTCCCACGGGGCACGCCCTGCGCAGCGAGTGGCGGGCCTTCAAGAACCAGCGCTCACATGTCACGAAAGCCGACACCATCATCTTTCGATCCCGGAAAACAGACTGCTCTAAATGCTCAATGAAAGAGCGCTGCTGCCCAAACACCTCGTTCCGAAAAATCGCCCGTAGCGTCCATGAGGCGGCACGCAATGTTGCTCGGCGAATTGCCGCAACACCGCAATACGTGTGCTCTCGCCATGAGCGCAAAAAGGTCGAAATGTTGTTCGCTCATCTCAAACGAATCCTGAAACTGGATCGATTAAGGCTACGAGGAATGACCGGTGCAAACGACGAATTTACCTTGGCCGCTGCGGTACAGAATTTAAGACGACTGGCGAAACTGACCTCACAAGGGCCGCCGACCACGGGATAG
- the tnpB gene encoding IS66 family insertion sequence element accessory protein TnpB (TnpB, as the term is used for proteins encoded by IS66 family insertion elements, is considered an accessory protein, since TnpC, encoded by a neighboring gene, is a DDE family transposase.) — MMRPDAKVEKVYLYPKSVDFRKSIDGLAALVELDIKVAVFDPVLFVFLNRSRNRVKILYWERNGFCLWLKRLESERFKTSPHVTDEAIVLSVQELNWLLDGFDLWRNRPHQVLTPRYVA, encoded by the coding sequence ATGATGCGTCCCGACGCCAAAGTCGAAAAAGTTTACCTTTACCCCAAGTCCGTGGACTTCCGAAAATCCATCGACGGCCTGGCCGCCCTGGTCGAGCTGGATATCAAGGTGGCCGTCTTCGACCCGGTACTTTTCGTTTTTCTGAATCGCTCCCGCAACCGGGTGAAAATCCTCTATTGGGAGCGCAACGGCTTCTGTCTTTGGCTCAAGCGCCTGGAATCCGAGCGTTTCAAAACCTCGCCCCACGTCACCGACGAAGCCATCGTATTGAGCGTCCAGGAACTGAACTGGTTGCTCGACGGTTTTGACCTTTGGCGCAACCGCCCTCATCAGGTTTTGACCCCACGCTACGTAGCCTGA
- the tnpC gene encoding IS66 family transposase, producing MISLPDDLPDDPVLLKQLLLEALSRQEEVAQAYQTHIVDLKEQIKLLRDRLFGRKSEQTVEPNTPQLALFNEPESEPMPLVDDPDEEAVAPTPRRGKRKPLSADLPRIEIIHELPEHELTCACGCRKHAIGEETSEQLDIVPMQIRVIRHIRKVYGCRGCETAPVTADKPAQLIEKSMASPSVLAMLLTTKYVDGLPLHRFETVLSRHGVEIARQTLARWVIQCSEHFQPLLNLMRDRLLESPVIHCDETRVQVLKEPDRDPTSQSWMWVQASGPPDKKVVLFDYTSSRAQDVPLRLLDSYRGYVMTDDYAGYNAFALQPGVERLACMAHARRKFVDAQKVQPKGKTGRADIALTMINKLYSIERESKDASDEQRFIARQEKSLPILAQLKSWLAKTQSQVTPQSALGKAVHYLANNWNRLERYVEAGYLPIDNNAAERAIKPFVIGRKAWLFSDTVNGAAASAKIYSLVETAKVNGQEPYTWLRHVLERLPYASTVEDYEALLPWNCSPEMPR from the coding sequence ATGATTTCCCTGCCCGACGACCTGCCTGATGATCCTGTTTTGCTCAAGCAACTGCTGCTTGAGGCACTCAGTCGCCAGGAAGAAGTGGCCCAGGCTTATCAAACCCACATCGTCGACCTGAAAGAGCAGATCAAGTTGCTGCGCGACCGCTTGTTCGGGCGCAAGTCCGAACAGACTGTCGAGCCCAACACGCCGCAACTGGCGCTGTTCAACGAGCCCGAAAGCGAGCCGATGCCGCTCGTTGATGACCCTGACGAAGAAGCCGTTGCGCCGACGCCGCGCCGTGGCAAGCGCAAGCCGTTGTCGGCCGATCTGCCGCGTATCGAAATCATCCACGAACTGCCTGAACACGAACTGACCTGTGCCTGCGGTTGCCGCAAACACGCCATCGGCGAAGAAACCAGCGAACAACTGGACATCGTGCCGATGCAGATCCGTGTCATCAGGCACATCCGCAAGGTCTACGGTTGCCGGGGCTGTGAAACTGCACCGGTCACGGCTGACAAGCCTGCTCAGTTGATCGAAAAGAGTATGGCCAGTCCCAGCGTGCTGGCGATGCTGCTGACTACCAAATACGTCGATGGCTTGCCGTTGCACCGGTTTGAAACCGTGCTCAGCCGACATGGCGTCGAGATTGCGCGCCAGACGCTGGCGCGCTGGGTGATCCAGTGCAGCGAACACTTCCAGCCACTGCTGAATTTGATGCGCGACCGCTTGCTGGAAAGCCCGGTGATCCACTGCGATGAAACCCGCGTGCAGGTGTTGAAGGAGCCGGATCGTGACCCGACCAGTCAATCCTGGATGTGGGTGCAGGCCAGTGGCCCACCGGACAAGAAAGTCGTGCTGTTCGACTACACCTCCAGCCGAGCGCAGGATGTACCGTTGCGTTTGCTGGACAGCTATCGCGGCTATGTGATGACCGATGATTACGCCGGCTATAACGCCTTCGCGTTGCAGCCGGGCGTGGAGCGACTGGCATGCATGGCGCATGCACGCCGCAAGTTCGTGGATGCGCAAAAAGTGCAGCCTAAGGGTAAAACCGGGAGGGCTGATATCGCGCTGACGATGATCAACAAACTGTACAGCATCGAACGCGAATCCAAAGACGCCAGCGATGAACAACGGTTTATCGCTCGTCAGGAGAAGAGCTTGCCGATCCTGGCCCAACTGAAAAGCTGGCTGGCTAAGACCCAATCCCAAGTGACGCCGCAAAGCGCATTAGGCAAGGCTGTGCACTATCTGGCGAATAACTGGAACCGACTGGAGCGCTATGTCGAAGCGGGTTATTTACCCATCGACAACAACGCCGCTGAAAGAGCGATCAAGCCGTTTGTGATCGGACGCAAAGCTTGGTTGTTCAGTGATACCGTCAACGGCGCCGCCGCCAGCGCAAAGATTTACAGCTTGGTCGAGACCGCCAAGGTCAACGGCCAGGAGCCCTATACGTGGCTGCGCCACGTACTGGAGCGGTTGCCATATGCCTCGACGGTCGAAGACTACGAAGCCTTGCTGCCGTGGAACTGCTCACCGGAGATGCCACGGTAA
- a CDS encoding DUF6124 family protein — protein sequence MFKVTPNPPNGPDLKLDQAAHRAIDHYLNPSAEPPLPPSTTLFSVADDASSEMLIANSYETFSSVNALLLDLSDQLTGKQRDVALAIHQLSELGVLLVDKLMTREGAVAGS from the coding sequence ATGTTCAAAGTCACGCCTAACCCTCCAAACGGTCCCGACCTGAAGCTCGACCAAGCCGCCCATCGCGCGATTGATCATTACCTCAACCCCAGCGCTGAACCACCCCTGCCCCCCTCGACAACGCTGTTCAGCGTTGCAGACGACGCCAGCAGCGAAATGCTGATCGCCAATAGCTACGAAACCTTTTCCTCAGTTAACGCGTTGTTGCTGGACCTGTCGGATCAACTGACGGGGAAACAACGGGACGTGGCACTGGCGATTCACCAATTGAGTGAATTGGGGGTGTTGTTAGTGGATAAGTTGATGACGCGCGAGGGAGCTGTAGCGGGTAGCTGA